A stretch of the Thunnus thynnus chromosome 7, fThuThy2.1, whole genome shotgun sequence genome encodes the following:
- the il15l gene encoding interleukin 15, like isoform X1, with the protein MLRGRPTLASVLLCCICLPVLTQGNKPKPCSRDSIRHVNKLINDKDLKLLDCMLYTPTTGDYKQNCPRSTLNCFADEVNVLIEESNKNIAAQRLYGMLKALAGRIDQSESECLQCESHKEEKVEKFLSDLLEILKQNNSEHC; encoded by the exons ATGCTGAGAGGGAGGCCCACTCTTGCGAGTGTGCTTCTGTGTTGcatctgtctgcctgtcctGACGCAGGGCAACAAACCCAAACCCTGCAGCCGTGACAGCATCCGCCACGTCAATAAACTCATCAACGACAAAGACTTG AAGTTGCTGGACTGCATGCTGTACACACCCACCACTGGAGACTACAAG cagaACTGCCCCCGCTCCACCCTGAATTGCTTTGCTGATGAAGTTAATGTCCTCATCGAGGAGTCCAATAAAAACATAGCAGCACAAAGGTTATATGGAATGCTAAAAGCATTAGCAGGGCGCATCGACCag TCAGAGTCAGAGTGTCTTCAGTGTGAGAGCCACAAGgaagaaaaagtggaaaaattCCTCTCAGATCTTCTTGAAATTCTTAAGCAGAATAACTCTGAGCACTGCTAA
- the il15l gene encoding interleukin 15, like isoform X2, whose protein sequence is MLRGRPTLASVLLCCICLPVLTQGNKPKPCSRDSIRHVNKLINDKDLKLLDCMLYTPTTGDYKNCPRSTLNCFADEVNVLIEESNKNIAAQRLYGMLKALAGRIDQSESECLQCESHKEEKVEKFLSDLLEILKQNNSEHC, encoded by the exons ATGCTGAGAGGGAGGCCCACTCTTGCGAGTGTGCTTCTGTGTTGcatctgtctgcctgtcctGACGCAGGGCAACAAACCCAAACCCTGCAGCCGTGACAGCATCCGCCACGTCAATAAACTCATCAACGACAAAGACTTG AAGTTGCTGGACTGCATGCTGTACACACCCACCACTGGAGACTACAAG aACTGCCCCCGCTCCACCCTGAATTGCTTTGCTGATGAAGTTAATGTCCTCATCGAGGAGTCCAATAAAAACATAGCAGCACAAAGGTTATATGGAATGCTAAAAGCATTAGCAGGGCGCATCGACCag TCAGAGTCAGAGTGTCTTCAGTGTGAGAGCCACAAGgaagaaaaagtggaaaaattCCTCTCAGATCTTCTTGAAATTCTTAAGCAGAATAACTCTGAGCACTGCTAA
- the il15l gene encoding interleukin 15, like isoform X4 — translation MLRGRPTLASVLLCCICLPVLTQGNKPKPCSRDSIRHVNKLINDKDLLLDCMLYTPTTGDYKNCPRSTLNCFADEVNVLIEESNKNIAAQRLYGMLKALAGRIDQSESECLQCESHKEEKVEKFLSDLLEILKQNNSEHC, via the exons ATGCTGAGAGGGAGGCCCACTCTTGCGAGTGTGCTTCTGTGTTGcatctgtctgcctgtcctGACGCAGGGCAACAAACCCAAACCCTGCAGCCGTGACAGCATCCGCCACGTCAATAAACTCATCAACGACAAAGACTTG TTGCTGGACTGCATGCTGTACACACCCACCACTGGAGACTACAAG aACTGCCCCCGCTCCACCCTGAATTGCTTTGCTGATGAAGTTAATGTCCTCATCGAGGAGTCCAATAAAAACATAGCAGCACAAAGGTTATATGGAATGCTAAAAGCATTAGCAGGGCGCATCGACCag TCAGAGTCAGAGTGTCTTCAGTGTGAGAGCCACAAGgaagaaaaagtggaaaaattCCTCTCAGATCTTCTTGAAATTCTTAAGCAGAATAACTCTGAGCACTGCTAA
- the il15l gene encoding interleukin 15, like isoform X3, translating to MLRGRPTLASVLLCCICLPVLTQGNKPKPCSRDSIRHVNKLINDKDLLLDCMLYTPTTGDYKQNCPRSTLNCFADEVNVLIEESNKNIAAQRLYGMLKALAGRIDQSESECLQCESHKEEKVEKFLSDLLEILKQNNSEHC from the exons ATGCTGAGAGGGAGGCCCACTCTTGCGAGTGTGCTTCTGTGTTGcatctgtctgcctgtcctGACGCAGGGCAACAAACCCAAACCCTGCAGCCGTGACAGCATCCGCCACGTCAATAAACTCATCAACGACAAAGACTTG TTGCTGGACTGCATGCTGTACACACCCACCACTGGAGACTACAAG cagaACTGCCCCCGCTCCACCCTGAATTGCTTTGCTGATGAAGTTAATGTCCTCATCGAGGAGTCCAATAAAAACATAGCAGCACAAAGGTTATATGGAATGCTAAAAGCATTAGCAGGGCGCATCGACCag TCAGAGTCAGAGTGTCTTCAGTGTGAGAGCCACAAGgaagaaaaagtggaaaaattCCTCTCAGATCTTCTTGAAATTCTTAAGCAGAATAACTCTGAGCACTGCTAA